One window of Betaproteobacteria bacterium genomic DNA carries:
- a CDS encoding NnrU family protein, whose amino-acid sequence MDPIAHLALATLVFLATHFVSSTALRTSLVEAIGEKAYLGAYSLVSFLTIGWMAWAYLHAPFEPVWQVPGVKLWPLVVMPFSLVLVAAGVMSKNPSAVGQAATLKGQGPARGILRVTRHPVMWGIALWAGVHLVARGDVASVIFFGGYLLLALAGTALIDARKADSLGEEWAQFAAVTSNVPFSAIVEGRNTFSAGEIGAKRFGVGLVLYGVVLVAHPWLFGVRAY is encoded by the coding sequence ATGGACCCCATCGCCCACCTCGCCCTTGCCACCCTCGTCTTCCTCGCGACGCATTTCGTCTCGAGCACGGCGCTCCGGACCTCGCTCGTGGAGGCGATCGGGGAGAAAGCCTACCTGGGCGCCTATTCGCTGGTGTCGTTCCTGACCATCGGATGGATGGCGTGGGCGTACCTGCACGCGCCTTTCGAGCCGGTGTGGCAGGTTCCGGGCGTGAAGCTCTGGCCCCTCGTGGTGATGCCGTTCTCGCTGGTGCTGGTGGCAGCGGGCGTGATGTCGAAGAACCCCTCGGCCGTTGGGCAGGCGGCGACGCTCAAGGGCCAGGGCCCGGCGCGCGGAATCCTCCGCGTGACCCGCCATCCGGTCATGTGGGGCATCGCTCTCTGGGCCGGCGTCCACCTGGTGGCGAGGGGCGACGTGGCCTCGGTGATATTTTTCGGGGGCTACCTCCTGCTGGCGCTTGCCGGCACCGCCCTCATCGATGCGCGCAAGGCCGACTCCCTGGGCGAGGAGTGGGCGCAGTTCGCCGCCGTCACCTCCAACGTGCCGTTTTCGGCCATCGTGGAGGGGCGCAACACCTTCTCGGCGGGCGAGATCGGCGCCAAGCGCTTCGGCGTGGGCCTGGTCCTCTACGGGGTCGTCCTGGTCGCCCACCCGTGGCTTTTTGGTGTAAGGGCCTACTAA
- a CDS encoding DEAD/DEAH box helicase: protein MSQAFESLGLLPELLRAVAEQGYTEPTPIQSQAIPVVLAGRDLLGAAQTGTGKTAGFTLPLLQRLAPFASKSFSPALHPVRCLILTPTRELAIQVYESVKTYGKHIPLRPFVVYGGVNINPQIAEMRKGVEILVATPGRLLDLMGQKAVDLRHVQILVLDEADRMLDMGFIPDIKRIINTIPGSRQTLLFSATFSDEIRKLSAQFLRDPTTVEVARRNTPAELVTQWAHFVDSKRKRELLSHLVKTNSWEQVLVFCKTKHGANRLASQLERDGINAAAIHGNKSQNARIEALESFKDSKVRVLVATDIAARGLDIEALPHVVNFDIPHVPEDYVHRIGRTGRAGVEGEAISIVCAEDRPLFAAVEALIKKKIEVRPVPGFDGTRPATYPGEAPADESRGERGRGRSRRSNEPGERRPPRGEKRAEERPPSSEKRTDERPPRSEKRTDERPPRSEKRTEERPPRSEKRTEERPPRAAQKPAASDIDFSKPYEPSPNAKPIEQPDEAPVRKRGGHAVPALFRRKAA from the coding sequence ATCAGCCAGGCTTTCGAAAGTCTCGGGCTCTTGCCCGAGCTGCTTCGCGCCGTTGCGGAGCAAGGCTACACAGAACCCACCCCCATCCAGTCGCAGGCCATTCCCGTCGTGCTTGCCGGGCGGGACCTGCTCGGCGCCGCCCAGACGGGCACCGGCAAGACAGCCGGCTTCACCCTTCCGCTGCTGCAGCGGCTCGCGCCTTTCGCGAGCAAGAGCTTCTCACCGGCGCTGCACCCCGTCCGCTGCCTCATCCTCACGCCGACGCGCGAACTCGCCATCCAGGTCTACGAAAGCGTGAAGACCTACGGCAAGCACATCCCGCTCAGGCCCTTCGTGGTCTACGGCGGCGTGAACATCAATCCCCAGATCGCCGAGATGCGAAAGGGCGTCGAGATCCTCGTCGCCACGCCCGGGCGGCTGCTCGATCTCATGGGCCAGAAGGCCGTGGACCTGCGCCACGTGCAGATCCTCGTCCTCGACGAGGCCGACCGGATGCTCGACATGGGCTTCATCCCCGACATCAAGCGCATCATCAACACGATCCCGGGCTCGCGCCAGACGCTGCTGTTCTCGGCGACCTTCTCCGACGAGATCCGCAAGCTCTCCGCGCAGTTCCTCCGCGACCCCACCACCGTCGAGGTCGCGCGCCGCAACACGCCGGCCGAGCTGGTGACGCAGTGGGCCCACTTTGTCGACTCGAAGCGCAAGCGCGAACTCCTCTCGCATCTCGTGAAGACGAACAGCTGGGAGCAGGTGCTCGTCTTCTGCAAGACCAAACACGGCGCCAACCGCCTCGCCTCCCAGCTCGAGCGCGACGGCATCAACGCTGCGGCGATCCACGGCAACAAGAGCCAGAACGCGCGCATCGAGGCGCTCGAGAGCTTCAAGGACAGCAAGGTTCGCGTGCTGGTCGCCACCGACATCGCCGCCCGGGGACTCGACATCGAAGCGCTGCCGCATGTGGTGAATTTCGACATTCCGCACGTGCCGGAGGACTATGTCCACCGCATCGGCCGCACCGGCCGCGCGGGCGTCGAAGGCGAGGCGATCTCCATCGTGTGCGCCGAGGACCGTCCGCTGTTCGCGGCGGTGGAGGCGTTGATCAAGAAGAAGATCGAGGTCCGTCCGGTACCCGGCTTCGACGGCACGAGGCCAGCCACGTATCCCGGGGAGGCTCCCGCCGATGAGTCGCGCGGCGAGCGCGGCCGTGGCCGGTCTCGCAGAAGCAATGAGCCGGGCGAACGCCGCCCGCCTCGCGGCGAAAAGCGGGCCGAGGAACGCCCGCCCTCCAGCGAAAAGAGGACCGACGAGCGTCCGCCTCGCAGCGAGAAACGGACCGACGAGCGTCCTCCCCGCAGCGAGAAGCGGACCGAGGAGCGTCCTCCCCGCAGCGAGAAGCGGACCGAGGAACGTCCGCCACGAGCGGCGCAAAAGCCCGCGGCCAGCGACATTGATTTTTCCAAGCCCTACGAGCCGTCCCCGAACGCGAAGCCCATCGAGCAGCCCGACGAAGCACCGGTGAGGAAGCGGGGGGGCCACGCCGTGCCCGCGCTTTTCCGCCGCAAGGCCGCCTGA
- the pepN gene encoding aminopeptidase N has translation MPSTHDPAARPVRRQDYAPPAYLVDTVMLDVVVERPWATVRSRLAMRRNPAAGGGPVMLDGEHLDLISVAVDGKPLDASRFSMGDGKMCIPEVPDAFLLETAVRFDPWKNTRLEGFYASKDGLFTQCEAEGFRAITYFPDRPDVMARYSVTLHAQRDEFPHLLANGNLVESGDEDGGRHWARWEDPFPKPCYLFAMVAAKLDLAEDHFTTKSGKKALLQVYVEPGKLDQSGFALQCLKRAMRWDEERFGLELDLERFMIVAVGDFNMGAMENKGLNIFNTKYVLARADTATDVDFMMIDRVVAHEYFHNWTGNRVTCRDWFQLSLKEGLTVYRDQEYGGDEYSRAVSRIQDVRALRERQFPEDAGPMAHPVRPDAYVEVNNFYTATIYEKGAEVVRMYQALLGRDGFRRGMDLYFERHDGQAVTCDDFRAAMADANDVDLGQFGLWYSQAGTPTLVSRGEYDAEAKTYTLTLTQSCPPTPGQVAKQPFHIPVAIGLVDPNGYDMALRLEGEESAHAVPDPKTGAITRVIPITTAESKLVFIDVAEPPVPSILRGYSAPVILHHEYGDAELTHLMAHDADAFNRWEAGQVLATRILLAGVAAIRGGREMVVPAAFVEALGRVITDGARDPAFAAECLQLPGEGVLAEQMAEADPDAIHAARKRLVLEVAQRYRTRFEGAFRHFTVPGAYAPGAATAGRRALRNAALAYIMAIDDSTARALTFLEFRRAENMTDAMAALICLAGSAGAEKDRALAMFLDKWKDEALVVDKWFRAQAVSDLPGACARVEALLAHPAFDLRNPNRARSVLHAFAIDNPVHFHAPDGSGYRLVAGKVVELDRLNPQIASRLARAFDRWRKFDSGRQAHAQAALESIRGAGEISADVAEVVNRALA, from the coding sequence ATGCCCTCCACGCACGATCCGGCTGCCCGCCCGGTCCGCCGGCAGGACTACGCACCTCCCGCGTACCTCGTCGATACGGTGATGCTCGATGTGGTTGTCGAGCGCCCTTGGGCAACGGTTCGCTCGAGGCTCGCCATGCGCCGCAATCCGGCGGCCGGCGGCGGGCCGGTGATGCTGGACGGCGAGCACCTCGATCTGATCTCGGTCGCCGTGGACGGGAAGCCGCTCGATGCTTCCCGATTTTCGATGGGCGACGGAAAGATGTGCATTCCGGAAGTCCCCGACGCTTTCCTGCTCGAAACAGCCGTTCGCTTCGACCCGTGGAAGAACACGCGGCTCGAGGGCTTCTACGCCTCGAAGGACGGGCTCTTCACGCAGTGCGAGGCGGAGGGATTTCGCGCCATCACGTATTTCCCCGACCGGCCGGACGTGATGGCCAGGTACTCGGTCACGTTGCACGCACAGCGTGACGAGTTTCCGCACCTGCTCGCCAACGGGAATCTCGTGGAATCCGGCGACGAGGATGGGGGCCGCCACTGGGCCCGCTGGGAGGACCCGTTCCCGAAGCCCTGCTACCTGTTCGCGATGGTGGCCGCGAAGCTCGACCTTGCGGAGGACCACTTCACCACGAAATCGGGCAAGAAGGCGCTGCTGCAGGTGTACGTGGAGCCCGGCAAGCTGGACCAGTCCGGTTTTGCCCTCCAGTGCCTGAAGCGCGCCATGCGCTGGGACGAGGAGCGCTTCGGGCTCGAACTGGACCTCGAGCGCTTCATGATCGTGGCGGTGGGCGATTTCAACATGGGGGCCATGGAGAACAAGGGCCTCAACATCTTCAACACGAAGTACGTGCTGGCCCGGGCCGACACCGCCACCGATGTCGACTTCATGATGATCGACCGCGTGGTCGCGCACGAGTACTTCCACAACTGGACCGGCAACCGTGTCACTTGCCGGGACTGGTTCCAGCTCTCGCTCAAGGAAGGCCTCACCGTCTATCGCGACCAGGAGTACGGCGGCGACGAGTACTCGCGCGCGGTTTCCCGCATCCAGGACGTCCGGGCCTTGCGCGAGCGCCAGTTCCCCGAGGATGCGGGGCCCATGGCCCACCCGGTGCGGCCCGACGCCTACGTCGAGGTCAACAATTTCTACACCGCCACCATCTACGAAAAGGGTGCCGAGGTGGTGCGGATGTACCAGGCCCTGCTCGGCCGCGACGGCTTCCGCAGGGGAATGGACCTCTATTTCGAGCGCCACGACGGTCAGGCGGTGACCTGCGACGATTTCCGCGCGGCCATGGCGGATGCGAACGACGTGGATCTCGGCCAGTTCGGCCTCTGGTATTCGCAGGCGGGAACGCCCACGCTGGTCAGTCGCGGCGAATACGACGCCGAAGCGAAGACATACACCCTGACGCTCACCCAGTCCTGCCCGCCCACGCCGGGGCAGGTGGCCAAGCAGCCTTTTCACATCCCGGTGGCCATCGGCCTCGTGGATCCGAACGGCTACGACATGGCGCTGCGCCTGGAGGGCGAAGAGTCGGCGCACGCAGTGCCAGACCCCAAGACCGGCGCGATCACGCGCGTGATTCCGATCACGACGGCCGAATCGAAGCTGGTCTTCATCGACGTGGCCGAGCCCCCGGTCCCGTCGATCCTTCGCGGGTACTCCGCGCCGGTCATCCTTCATCACGAATACGGCGACGCCGAACTCACGCACCTGATGGCGCACGATGCCGACGCGTTCAATCGATGGGAGGCCGGACAGGTGCTTGCCACCCGCATCCTGCTCGCCGGCGTGGCTGCGATACGCGGCGGCCGTGAAATGGTCGTGCCCGCTGCCTTCGTCGAAGCGCTGGGCCGGGTGATCACCGACGGCGCACGCGATCCGGCTTTCGCCGCCGAGTGCCTGCAACTGCCCGGCGAAGGAGTCCTTGCCGAGCAGATGGCCGAGGCCGACCCGGACGCGATCCATGCGGCCAGGAAGCGCCTCGTGCTCGAAGTGGCGCAGCGCTACCGCACCCGATTCGAGGGCGCGTTCCGCCATTTCACGGTGCCGGGCGCCTATGCGCCGGGCGCGGCCACAGCGGGGCGCCGCGCGCTTCGCAATGCCGCACTCGCCTACATCATGGCCATAGACGACTCGACCGCGCGCGCGCTCACGTTCCTCGAGTTCCGGCGCGCGGAGAACATGACGGACGCCATGGCAGCCCTCATCTGCCTCGCCGGTTCCGCGGGGGCCGAAAAGGACCGCGCGCTGGCCATGTTCCTCGACAAGTGGAAGGACGAGGCGCTCGTGGTCGACAAGTGGTTCCGCGCGCAGGCCGTGTCGGACCTGCCCGGTGCCTGCGCACGCGTCGAGGCTCTCCTCGCGCATCCGGCCTTCGACCTGCGCAATCCGAACCGTGCACGCTCCGTGCTGCACGCGTTCGCCATCGACAACCCCGTGCACTTCCATGCGCCGGACGGATCGGGCTATCGGCTCGTGGCGGGGAAAGTCGTGGAACTCGACCGGCTCAATCCCCAGATCGCCTCGCGCCTGGCACGCGCGTTCGACCGTTGGCGGAAATTCGATTCGGGGCGCCAGGCCCATGCGCAGGCGGCCCTCGAGTCCATCAGGGGCGCCGGCGAGATTTCGGCAGACGTCGCTGAAGTGGTGAACCGCGCGCTCGCCTGA
- a CDS encoding caspase family protein, whose product MTTGTTSNILRALAALTAFAVLSLFAQPAAAESRVALLIGNNTYSTSPLRNAVNDSRDLGAALRELGFKTIVKENTSRADMIAALQEFGKALDGADAALFFYAGHAMQFKDRNYLIPVDAVMGSEDDVTFFSVEVGQVFDRMERARTRFNFVILDACRDNPFRDTFKVSATGLAQMSGPSGTLIAYATAPGATAADGFGRNGVYTGHLLQSIKVPDMPVEVLFRKVREGVERDTKRTQTPWELSSIKGDFVFNSTGRSAAAGAGQVPGSPSADVSAQFELQFWKSVQDSLRVDDIQAYLDKYPNGVFAGLARNRIDGLTGRRRVASSPAAAAPTSPAASTSVAASTQGAEKPAAPAPASAEPTPKDVPSRVAARKPSEESGDGKPAVETMAAPPTPKAGTPASDGTAPAATPPKPKEDLPGREIAPGIRELTFADGSVYVGAMRGILLHGKGQYTSKAFKYEGEFKDGLKHGTGSYAWDNGDRYVGEFAEDRPNGKGKYQFSNGDTYEGEVKAGVVSGRGTYITSTGDRIEGSFVDGRANGAGTYRFASGDRYEGQMSAGALQGKGRYVSKNGDRIEAEFINGKAQGKGVYRFSNGDRYEGDLKDGALTGTGAYFYASGQKYEGEVANGLPQGKGTFWFADGSRFEGTFDNGLVKAKGAMVATDGKRTDAEIVDGAVRLLN is encoded by the coding sequence ATGACAACGGGGACAACCTCCAACATCCTTCGCGCACTGGCAGCCCTGACCGCATTCGCGGTCCTTTCCCTGTTCGCGCAGCCGGCGGCGGCCGAGAGTCGAGTGGCGCTCCTCATCGGCAACAACACCTATTCGACCTCACCGCTTCGCAACGCCGTCAACGATTCTCGCGATCTGGGCGCTGCGCTTCGCGAACTCGGGTTCAAGACGATCGTGAAGGAGAATACTTCGCGCGCGGACATGATCGCCGCGCTGCAGGAGTTCGGCAAGGCGCTCGACGGCGCCGACGCCGCATTGTTCTTCTACGCGGGCCACGCGATGCAGTTCAAGGACCGCAACTACCTCATTCCGGTCGATGCCGTCATGGGTTCCGAGGACGACGTCACGTTCTTCTCGGTGGAGGTCGGCCAGGTCTTCGACCGCATGGAGCGCGCCCGCACCCGGTTCAACTTCGTGATCCTCGACGCCTGCCGCGACAATCCCTTCCGGGACACGTTCAAGGTCAGCGCAACCGGCCTGGCGCAGATGAGCGGCCCTTCGGGGACGCTCATTGCATACGCCACGGCGCCGGGCGCCACGGCGGCGGACGGATTCGGCCGGAACGGCGTGTACACGGGGCACCTCCTGCAGAGCATCAAGGTTCCGGACATGCCCGTGGAGGTCCTCTTCAGGAAAGTGCGCGAAGGCGTGGAGCGCGACACGAAGCGCACCCAGACTCCCTGGGAGCTTTCGTCGATCAAGGGCGACTTCGTTTTCAATTCCACGGGACGATCTGCCGCCGCCGGCGCGGGCCAGGTTCCCGGTTCGCCGTCTGCCGACGTTTCCGCCCAGTTCGAGCTGCAGTTCTGGAAGAGCGTGCAGGATTCGTTGCGGGTCGACGACATCCAGGCCTACCTCGACAAGTACCCCAATGGGGTCTTCGCGGGGCTGGCACGCAACCGCATCGATGGGCTGACCGGGCGCCGCCGCGTCGCCTCCTCGCCTGCGGCGGCCGCGCCTACGTCGCCTGCCGCTTCCACCTCGGTCGCCGCTTCCACCCAAGGTGCAGAAAAGCCTGCGGCGCCGGCCCCCGCTTCCGCCGAACCAACGCCCAAGGACGTTCCGTCCCGAGTGGCCGCCAGGAAGCCATCCGAGGAAAGCGGCGATGGCAAACCGGCGGTCGAGACCATGGCCGCACCTCCGACGCCGAAGGCAGGGACGCCGGCGTCGGATGGAACAGCCCCGGCCGCGACTCCGCCAAAACCCAAGGAAGATCTTCCGGGACGCGAGATTGCGCCCGGTATCCGCGAGCTAACCTTCGCCGACGGTTCCGTCTACGTGGGGGCCATGCGCGGCATCCTGTTGCACGGAAAGGGGCAGTACACGTCGAAGGCGTTCAAGTACGAGGGTGAATTCAAGGACGGACTCAAGCACGGCACCGGCAGCTACGCCTGGGATAACGGCGACCGCTACGTGGGAGAGTTCGCCGAGGATCGCCCGAACGGCAAGGGCAAGTACCAGTTCTCGAACGGCGACACCTATGAGGGCGAGGTCAAGGCGGGCGTGGTCTCCGGCCGTGGCACCTACATCACGAGCACCGGAGACCGCATCGAGGGATCGTTCGTCGATGGCCGGGCGAACGGCGCCGGCACCTATCGTTTCGCGAGTGGCGATCGCTACGAAGGCCAGATGTCGGCGGGGGCATTGCAGGGCAAGGGACGCTATGTTTCCAAGAACGGCGACCGCATCGAAGCCGAGTTCATCAACGGGAAGGCCCAGGGCAAGGGGGTTTACCGCTTCTCCAACGGCGATCGCTACGAAGGCGACCTGAAGGATGGCGCACTCACGGGCACGGGGGCCTATTTTTACGCGTCCGGCCAGAAGTACGAGGGGGAGGTCGCCAACGGACTGCCTCAGGGCAAGGGGACCTTCTGGTTCGCTGACGGATCGCGCTTCGAGGGCACCTTCGACAACGGGCTGGTCAAGGCGAAGGGCGCGATGGTCGCGACGGACGGGAAGCGCACGGACGCGGAAATCGTCGACGGGGCGGTCCGGCTGCTGAACTGA
- a CDS encoding adenylate/guanylate cyclase domain-containing protein produces MAASSAPIPGKAAQARALGLLARRLWSQPGSRSLVLYLLVILLLFAASRLPDADESPLARLERTAFDSQMQVLRDHWPRTLENDVVLIGIDEGSEELFTEPVALWHPHFARLFGALGDARPRAVGVDVVPPERSYDNIVPGNDLVLFRAIRDLRQKAVAVFALTVDREGRAARMHPTFARVIGEEGLGIDQQLRDPDSVSRRFSEAELGKTQAARTLVGQMLRGMGMPVDAGYIDYSVGSRVQYIPMQDVISWKEQGDAARLRKAFEGRIVLVGYVLKRADRWELPVQLIDIDNSDGRARLSQPGVVTHLQALRSHLASGMLKPLPESVRWGLCLLAAGLVFFRFRLAAALGSVLMLTAVVCGAGLYAIRTHQVLLPVASIAFTLWAGFVTRAIVDGIENTIERGRLRRTFAGQVSPAVMNEMLAGSLATGLSGQLAEVCILFSDIRDFTTLSERMPPVVVTAVLQRYFDRMVGAVHRHEGTVDKFIGDGMMVLFGAPRKSADPCGDAVKCALAMMTELDDLNAEFRAEALPTLVIGIGINFGVVTVGNIGSSERHNYSAIGDAVNVAARLEGLTKELGRKIVITEAVVSRIGEGFHFDPLGSHQVKGHSPVNVWGIRTARPAPAAT; encoded by the coding sequence ATGGCGGCTTCCAGCGCACCCATTCCCGGCAAGGCCGCCCAGGCACGAGCATTGGGCTTGCTTGCACGCCGGCTCTGGAGCCAGCCCGGATCGCGCAGCCTCGTGCTCTACCTGCTGGTGATCCTGCTGCTTTTCGCGGCAAGCCGGCTCCCCGACGCGGATGAGTCGCCCCTGGCGCGGCTCGAGCGCACGGCGTTCGACTCGCAGATGCAGGTGCTTCGGGACCACTGGCCGCGCACGCTCGAGAATGACGTGGTGCTGATCGGAATCGACGAGGGGAGCGAGGAATTGTTCACCGAGCCCGTGGCCCTCTGGCATCCACACTTCGCCCGGCTCTTCGGCGCACTGGGCGATGCGCGGCCGCGCGCTGTTGGTGTCGATGTCGTGCCGCCCGAGCGCTCCTACGACAACATCGTGCCGGGCAACGACCTGGTGCTCTTTCGCGCCATCCGAGACCTGCGGCAGAAGGCCGTCGCCGTTTTCGCACTCACTGTCGATCGCGAAGGTCGAGCTGCTCGCATGCACCCGACCTTCGCCCGGGTCATCGGCGAAGAGGGTCTCGGCATCGACCAGCAATTGCGCGACCCCGATTCGGTCTCCAGGCGCTTCAGCGAGGCGGAACTCGGCAAGACGCAAGCCGCACGTACGCTGGTCGGGCAGATGCTTCGCGGCATGGGGATGCCCGTCGATGCCGGCTACATCGACTACAGCGTCGGTTCGCGCGTCCAGTACATCCCGATGCAGGACGTCATTTCGTGGAAGGAGCAGGGCGACGCAGCCCGCCTCCGGAAGGCCTTCGAGGGCCGAATCGTGCTCGTGGGGTATGTCCTGAAGCGCGCGGATCGATGGGAGCTACCCGTACAGCTGATCGACATCGACAACTCGGATGGACGCGCGCGGCTCAGCCAGCCAGGCGTCGTCACCCACCTGCAGGCACTCCGGAGCCATCTGGCGAGCGGCATGCTGAAGCCCTTGCCGGAGAGCGTGCGATGGGGGCTCTGCCTGCTCGCCGCAGGGCTCGTGTTCTTCCGCTTCCGGCTGGCGGCGGCGCTCGGAAGCGTTCTCATGCTCACCGCGGTCGTCTGCGGCGCTGGCCTGTACGCCATTCGCACGCACCAGGTCCTGTTGCCGGTCGCCTCGATCGCGTTCACGCTGTGGGCGGGCTTCGTCACCCGGGCAATCGTCGACGGCATCGAGAACACGATCGAGCGGGGCCGCTTGCGAAGGACGTTTGCCGGGCAGGTGAGCCCCGCGGTGATGAACGAGATGCTTGCCGGGAGCCTTGCCACGGGCTTGAGCGGGCAACTGGCCGAAGTCTGCATCCTTTTCAGCGACATCCGGGACTTCACCACGCTCTCCGAGCGCATGCCGCCAGTCGTCGTGACGGCCGTGCTGCAGCGCTATTTCGACCGCATGGTGGGGGCCGTCCATCGTCACGAGGGCACCGTAGACAAGTTCATCGGCGACGGCATGATGGTCCTGTTCGGGGCGCCCCGGAAATCAGCCGACCCGTGCGGCGACGCGGTGAAATGCGCGCTGGCCATGATGACCGAACTCGACGACCTCAATGCGGAGTTCCGGGCGGAAGCGCTTCCGACCCTCGTCATCGGAATCGGCATCAACTTCGGCGTGGTCACCGTCGGCAATATCGGCTCCTCCGAGAGGCACAATTACTCGGCCATCGGCGATGCGGTGAACGTCGCGGCGCGTCTCGAGGGCCTGACCAAGGAACTCGGGCGTAAGATAGTCATTACCGAGGCCGTGGTGAGCCGTATCGGGGAGGGTTTCCACTTCGATCCGCTGGGCAGCCATCAGGTCAAGGGGCACAGTCCCGTCAACGTCTGGGGTATCCGCACGGCGAGACCTGCGCCGGCGGCGACATGA
- a CDS encoding zinc-dependent alcohol dehydrogenase family protein encodes MKTRAAILHTVGAPPPYAQSQPLRIEELELASPGAGEVLVRIRAAGLCHSDLSVINGDRPRPVPMALGHEAAGEVVECGPLVADLVPGDHVVMVFVPSCGHCVPCMEGRPALCEPGAASNTAGTLLGGGRRLSMGGKPVHHHMGVSAFAEYAVVSRRSLVKIDSDLAFDEAALFGCAVLTGVGAVVNTAKMTPGSTAAVVGLGGVGMNCILAASLAGARVVVAVDLFEDKLELARSLGATHSVNARAPDAIEQVREASGGGVDFAFEMAGSVQAMELAYRATRRGGTTVTAGLPHPEHRWPLQHVNLTAEERTVKGSYVGSCVPVRDIPRYIALYKAGRLPVDRLMSDHLKLEEINAGFDRLASGRVVRQVVML; translated from the coding sequence TTGAAGACCCGCGCCGCCATTCTCCATACCGTGGGTGCGCCGCCGCCCTACGCACAGAGCCAACCCCTGCGCATCGAGGAACTCGAGCTCGCATCGCCCGGCGCGGGTGAAGTACTCGTCCGAATCCGTGCGGCAGGACTTTGCCATTCGGACCTCTCGGTCATCAATGGCGATCGGCCGCGCCCGGTTCCGATGGCCCTCGGGCACGAGGCCGCAGGCGAGGTTGTCGAGTGCGGGCCACTCGTGGCAGACCTGGTGCCCGGCGATCACGTGGTCATGGTCTTCGTCCCCAGCTGCGGGCACTGCGTTCCCTGCATGGAAGGCCGCCCCGCCCTTTGCGAGCCGGGCGCCGCCTCGAACACCGCAGGAACGCTGCTCGGGGGAGGCCGCCGCCTCTCGATGGGCGGCAAGCCGGTCCACCACCACATGGGAGTCTCGGCATTTGCCGAATACGCCGTGGTGTCGAGAAGGTCGCTCGTGAAGATCGACTCCGACCTCGCGTTCGACGAGGCGGCGCTCTTCGGTTGCGCCGTGCTGACGGGTGTCGGTGCCGTGGTGAACACGGCGAAAATGACACCGGGGTCCACGGCCGCCGTCGTGGGCCTGGGCGGGGTCGGGATGAACTGCATCCTGGCCGCGTCGCTGGCCGGCGCGCGGGTCGTCGTGGCAGTCGACCTCTTCGAGGACAAGCTCGAACTCGCCAGGTCGCTGGGCGCGACGCACTCCGTGAACGCCAGGGCGCCCGATGCGATCGAGCAGGTTCGCGAAGCGAGCGGTGGCGGCGTCGACTTCGCCTTCGAGATGGCCGGCTCCGTGCAGGCGATGGAACTTGCGTATCGAGCCACCCGTCGCGGGGGCACCACCGTGACCGCCGGCCTGCCGCATCCCGAGCACCGATGGCCCCTGCAGCACGTCAACCTCACGGCGGAGGAACGCACGGTGAAGGGCAGCTACGTCGGCTCGTGCGTTCCCGTTCGTGACATCCCACGTTACATCGCCCTGTACAAGGCGGGCCGCCTGCCCGTGGACCGGCTGATGAGCGACCATCTGAAGCTCGAGGAGATCAACGCGGGATTCGACCGCCTCGCGAGCGGACGGGTGGTGCGACAGGTCGTGATGCTCTAG
- the rnk gene encoding nucleoside diphosphate kinase regulator produces the protein MAESPPIYLTPGDLERLSDLLEANAAGSGGRRFEKLESELVRAVVVPHDQIPKDVVTMNSRVLFENLTTGERREITLVYPGSADIDAGRISILVPVGTALLGLRVGQSIDWDLPSGVKHRYLVIAVPYQPEAAGAPG, from the coding sequence ATGGCCGAGTCGCCGCCAATCTATCTGACGCCGGGCGATCTGGAGCGACTTTCCGACTTGCTGGAAGCGAATGCCGCAGGCTCTGGCGGCCGGCGCTTCGAGAAGCTGGAAAGCGAACTGGTGCGCGCGGTTGTCGTGCCGCACGATCAGATTCCGAAAGACGTGGTGACCATGAACTCCCGGGTTCTGTTCGAGAACCTGACGACTGGCGAGCGCCGTGAAATCACGCTCGTGTATCCAGGCAGCGCGGATATCGATGCCGGAAGGATTTCGATACTGGTTCCGGTTGGCACGGCGCTGCTCGGACTGCGGGTCGGACAGTCGATCGACTGGGACCTGCCGAGCGGCGTGAAACATCGCTACCTGGTGATCGCCGTGCCGTATCAGCCTGAAGCGGCGGGCGCTCCGGGCTGA